TCACGTGACCAATTTCTTCAATGGTTTTCCAGAAACAAGGGGTGGAACTACTTCCCCCCCCCCGGCACAAATCACCCCACTTTCCCCTAaacggaacgataaaataacgttattaaccggttaatggccatttcaaattttcaattCTGTTCAGAACTAAAAAAATTCatttagtttctgtttctgttcctgtcaaaatatcgttcgtttccggttttcgtttccgttccttgaaccggttcagagccctggtGAAAATACATTGTTTGTTGTGAAGTTATTCCCCCTGCATTAATCCTACAGAAGACATAGAAGATATTACATACTATATATCCACAACAGTCCTGCAGGAAATTCCTGCAGGTATTCCTTCAGGAAAATGAGCTGAAAATCCTGTAGGAAATCTGCATAAAATTCCTGCAGTATTCCTGTAggttatttttgtaagggtttattaaactgaattagaaaacctacaaaaatacaaaacacatacTCCTTTTCGATGGCATTTAAtgttatatcagttaaaatctatgaattaaaagtagatttatagcgCTTACCTTTTCCTCCGTGTTCATCCACTGGAAGctgaccgttacaaaatgacaGCCGGCACGCGCACGTCGCACACTTtactcagaaagtgacgtgcactgctagtttaaggtttaaatgttaatttgtcccgtaatctctttcattaacaaacattaacaccatttgctaagtaaattgcTTACTTGTtttgttcttaaactgatggcaaATTAGTCCACTAATTAAGTGTTTTCTTTCTATGAGGGATAGCCACTGTAAACGGAAAATGCGAGGCAGTCGCCACGCTCctgacacgcagcagagacgccacgcagccagtgtgtcaccggccttaaagTGCAGTTTTTCTGGGTTACGTTCATATTCTGCTTGTCTGTCTgctttaataaatttaaaaaaaaaatattggggaAAACTGTTGATAGATGGCTAGGATAGAAGTTAAACTTTGAAACTAGTTATCTTTTTTTGCTCAAGCGTTTTGATTATTAGCTGTTTTAGCAGATACTGCTTTTAAGTAAAATATGAAAACTATAGATTTCAGGAGGAAAACACTGGAAAAGTAATCATTTTATGTAATCATATTTTGTCTGGACCTCTGTTTGGAAAATACAGAGGCCATGCCTCTCAGAACATTAATGAATACCCCTAACTTTTATCATAAAGAAAtgctttatttgtatgtttttgtaataTCTGTGTCACATGTTTCCTTGTGTCAAGGTAGATTGGGGTCTTATTATAGGATTTTATTAcagaaaaacagttttaaacaggGTAATGGGTCAAAACAAACAAGTAACAGGATGTACATTAACCTTACATTTTAAGACCTTTTTGCTTTTTTACAAAGATTGTAGAATAGATTTTGTCTATAGCCAAGATTTCAATACTTGATGATCgtgaatgggattttttttttgcgAGTCATTAAGGGCCGGTTTCCCGTATGGGGAAACCTGGATTTATTGATTAGCTTTCTCACACATGGATTACAATAGTCTCAGACTTGCACTAGTCTAGACTTTAACATTCAGATTTCTAGAAGTAGGATTAGACCTAATTCAGATCTAAATGAAGTCTTAAATTAAACCTGGACAGAAGCCGGTTTAACCTCAGATTAAAAACTTCTTGCCTCAAGGCTCACGTCCACAGTAGCAGAAAATGGATTACCTCGACTATTTCAATGACAATCAGAGACCACCACCAAGACCAGAAAGAAGGTTGCTGAAAGACGGGAACAACCCACCAAATGATTTTGATGATTTACATTTTCTTGACCGTTTTCGTGTGTCAAAGGAAAATACAACAGAAATAATTGGTTTGCTCCAGCCCAAGCTTTCAGGTGACTTAGTCAGGGGCACCCCTATTTCTCCTTCctcactgttataaaaaaaacttcctaatcatccggaagaaggaggcgggaaccggcgcacaatcaaaatgaaattttaataactccaaataaacacaaaacagcagaccagcccctcacggacgactggtgcgcataaataaaaatcaaaacataaaatattgcccaggcctggtcctctctcgtccttcacagccgtcgctccagttttatatccttccatctcctacgtgggactcgagacaggtggtggggcgcaggtgcagcgcatctccaatcactacacctggcctcattCCCCgtgcccacgtctctcggccccgccccactcgtcatatacccccatcgccccttgcaggccggggggtaccctcgagactgcgctctactccccccccccctccctccgggggggaccgctcacggggacctgcgggaacctgggggtaggacagacgaggcgagagaaaaggagatggaaggaggagcgacagggacgagagaggggaaagaaaaaaaaaagaaaaaaaatacggttcacagacgcactgctgctcggccctccaccagctgggtgatctcctccacggtgcctggcggtggcactggacggccctcggcggacggcacgacactcctccgccgcccggtggacggctcctctggttttgggcagccggcaggagtcccccgttccctgcccctccggattccatcacggacggcagccgcccctccatatcgtgggctcgaccgtccccggcaactcgctccagcccaccgcctcgagcacatacctcgccagctcgagggcaccgcggattcaccacagcggcgagggatcttcagcagtgtgtccctccttctcccgaAGAATGGCTGCCACATTCCCATCAAGTGTCCATCTACAGCAGATGCTGAGGAATTCAGAAATCGTAAAAACTGGTTTTCTATAAATGCACTCCAACTATGCAGTTCTCCAATATTGTTGCACGTTGGAAAGGTTCAACTCATGACTCAAGGATTTTCCACAACTCCTCTTTGTACGGTCAGTTTGAAACAAGACAACAGATTAATCCAGATGATACTGCTTAAATGCATTACCGTTTCAAGTTTGATGAAAAGGCAGCATCAGAAGATGATCTActtattttgttttttctgtgAATGTTTTTTGTATGTCTGTGTAGAGAAGATGATTGACTGAAACACTTCCCACATTCagtgcagtgatacggtttctctccggtgtggatccgctcatgtgttttcagatttgctgaATGAGTGAATCTGTGGttgcagtgtgaacacttgtaaggtttctctccagtatgaatcatctcatgtgttttcagacttcctgactgactgaatctcttgtcacagtgtgaacacttgtaaggtttttgTCCAGTGTGGATGCTCATGTGTTCTTTAACATGTACTGATTGTGTGAAAcacttcccgcactgatcacatgtgtatggtttctctccagtatgaactctcatgtgaccATCAAGGCTAGATTTGCATTTCAAACTCTTTCCACAAAGATCACATGTGTACAGTTTCTCTCCTGTATGAACAATCATATGTGCCATAAGACTTCCTTTTGCTgcaaaactcttcccgcactgatcacatgtgtacggtttctccccagtgtggatcctctcatgtgttttcaggtgtCCTGACAGAcggaatctcttgtcacagtgtgaacacttaaaaggtttctctccagtgtggatgttcatgtgatcCTTAAGGTTTGCTAAGagtgaaaaactctttccacattgattACATAAGAACAGTTTCTCTCCTGTATGAACTTTCATATGTGTCACAAGGTTTCCTTTTtgtctgaaactctttccacactgatcacatgtgtgcggtttttctccagtgtgtaTTAACTTGTGTTTCTTCAGGCTTCCTGACCAACCGaaactcttgtcacagtgtgaacacttgtactccttctctccagtgtgaatgttCATGTGTCTCTTAAGGTTTAATGATTGTCTGAAAcgcttcccgcactgatcacaagtgaatggtttctctccagtatgaactctcaaGTGAACATCAAGTTTATATTTGCGCGtgaatctctttccacactgagtgcaggtgaaagatttcttGGCTCctcttttctttacatttttctgtttggtttgagagcaactcaaatgtttttctccagttttgacaTGATTTTTCTCTTGAACTTCATTTAATTCTTTGTTCTCCTCACTTTCTTCAATAAACtctaaaataaaagcataaacagTTCATTTGTCAGTAAGTTGGGGAGAAAAGAGATCcgtaaaagtacataaaaatgaaCCCAGTTGTAATGGAGTAAAGCCAATTTCTATATAAAATGAAGTTCCTTttgatgcagttttacaaatcaAACCTCCCTGAAACTTTTGAGTTACAATGATATTCCAAATGTTAAAACATTATAGACACAAACCCCATGTTTCTGTAAGGAGAAGTATTACATATCTTTGATCATCTTCACAATTATCTAACCTAGAGGGTTCTGTGACTGTTTGTACAAATTGTGTCGGACTGGTCCAAATGCTACtctatatatatagacacatatGGAATGATGTTCtggacattattcaaaaggaattgcaaattgttaACGTTTACAcagaaacctgtcaatcaagggGTGAggccattttattgggcgtgtttgcattgggaagtgatgtcactcacagtcaacgttaataaataaataattaattaattagtgtggACTTTGTCATCTAAATACTTAACCAATAAGGTTAAGGATGTGTCTTACAAATTACTTCATCTTTTCATAATAGGTAAAcacaggtcacaagttaacatGGTCACATTTCCTTGATTCAGCAGCTGCACGATGTGACGCCGAGAGTCCTGTCTTGatatctggagctgattcggtgTAGATCGGTAGCTCGGTGGTTCGTGACTGTTGTCTCGCTGCACGCAGTCTTTTAGCGCGTGTTCAAAACCCGCACCAACACAGacgtactttatttttatttttttgtttatcctaaATACTTCAGCCGCGAAACTGGCAATCATACtaataacttgtaatctttacaagaatatctgaatcatgcaatgagcaagtccgtgtttattaaacaattaatatcgcgtcagtttgtgctttcagaatcgcCGAATCTACTGCCGTCGTTCCAGCACATGTGCAATGGAGACCAggagttggtcaccagataacactGTAACCAGTTGAACCGTAACaccaggaagattaggcaaatagactggtgacgt
The nucleotide sequence above comes from Carassius gibelio isolate Cgi1373 ecotype wild population from Czech Republic chromosome B3, carGib1.2-hapl.c, whole genome shotgun sequence. Encoded proteins:
- the LOC127952562 gene encoding gastrula zinc finger protein XlCGF57.1-like, whose protein sequence is MMFVKVESEENTSETETWRIKHEETETWRIKQEEPETWRIKHEEQGEFIEESEENKELNEVQEKNHVKTGEKHLSCSQTKQKNVKKRGAKKSFTCTQCGKRFTRKYKLDVHLRVHTGEKPFTCDQCGKRFRQSLNLKRHMNIHTGEKEYKCSHCDKSFGWSGSLKKHKLIHTGEKPHTCDQCGKSFRQKGNLVTHMKVHTGEKLFLCNQCGKSFSLLANLKDHMNIHTGEKPFKCSHCDKRFRLSGHLKTHERIHTGEKPYTCDQCGKSFAAKGSLMAHMIVHTGEKLYTCDLCGKSLKCKSSLDGHMRVHTGEKPYTCDQCGKCFTQSVHVKEHMSIHTGQKPYKCSHCDKRFSQSGSLKTHEMIHTGEKPYKCSHCNHRFTHSANLKTHERIHTGEKPYHCTECGKCFSQSSSLHRHTKNIHRKNKISRSSSDAAFSSNLKR